AACCTCCACCAAAAATTTAGGTTTTTGGAAATAAATGGAAAACCAGTGGTCTTCACTTTGGTTTATAGACCCGATGACCTTTCAGAAGAGCATCCTGATTATACGGTAAAGGCGTTGATAAATCGAGAAGTAAAAAACTATGACCCAAAAGATTGTCCGCTATGCAGAAAAGGATCCTTGCCGTTGAAACCGAAATTTGAAGATAATTGGCAAAAACTGAATCAATGAGAGGTAATAATTTATATAGTCGCAGGCTCGCCCAGCGATTTTTTTATTTTCTCCTTTTTAATAAAAAGGAACAGGGTTTTACCTGTTCTTAGAATTATTTTCTTTTTCCCATTTCTTTATCCACCGAGTCTGCGCGCCGGGATTGAGAAGGTATCGGCCACCAACGCTGATTGCATCTGCCCTTACTTTATCTTTTAAGTAACTATAGTCATCATATGTCCATGCGCTTGGCCAAATTACAGGAACTAACCCCTGGTCTGATATTTTTTGAGCCATTTCCCACGTAAAGCGCTGTGCTGGTTCCCCGGAAACTCCGCCATTGCCTTTGCCAAGACGTTTAAAATGTCTGATAATAAAAGAGTTTTTAAACATGTCCTCCGGAACGCTATTAATGCTTATCGCTTCCACATAATCTTTGATTTTCTCAACAATGCGCAAATAATCATGTTTTACCGACAACTTAGCGATAATCGGGAGCGAAGAAACCTCTTTCAATCTCCGACAACTCTCTATAACGAAATGGGTATTTTCGGGGTTAGTCATTTTGACGTTTGGACAAGAAAAATTTATTTCATGCGCCTTGAAGGGAAGTTTGTCCATTATTTTTATCATCTCGACTAATTCATCCGTATTATCGGAATATATTGAATTTATTAAATTAAGATTTTCCCAATCAATGTTCGGCGCATATTCTTTCCACCATCCTTTTAATCCCGGATTCCTTAGCCCGACTGAATTTATTACTCCTCCGGGCAAGGGGATAACCACTAAAGGATTATACCAGCGCAAATTTCCTTGACGTTTTTCCATCGTCAGAGTTCTTATGGTTATGGCCAATAAACGTCTATCAATCTCAATAAGCCTCAACCATTCCAATATATTTTCCCAAGGATAACCCTTGCCATCAAATCCTAATGCTCCGTTAGCAACTACATTATCAAGCGGGTATCCATTGCTTAATCTAATTGTCATCTTTTGGTGTTTTTTTTATTTTTTATTTAAAGGTACATTACAAAAACATTATCATTTAATTATGACCTTGTCTATATTTTTTTTATTGAAATTGGCTGGGATTTGAGGTAAATTTAACCATATGAAGAAACGGACTTTTGTGGCTATAAATTTGCCGGAGAAAATCAGGGAAAAATTGGTTTCCGAACAGAAGGAAGTCGGTGATTTGTTTCCCCAAAGCTCTGATTTTGTCCGCTGGGCAAAAAAAGACAATCTCCATATCACTTTATCCTTTATCGGCAGCATAAACGATGAAGAGATTTTGGAAATCTGCGAAAAAATAAGAGAAATAACCAAAAAGCAGGAGCCGTTTTCAATCAGTTTGAATAAAATAATTTACGGTCCGCCGGGGAAAAATCCGAGAATGATATGGGCGATGGGGGAGAAATCGCCGGAACTGGCATTCCTAAGAAACGAACTGGAGAAGTCATCAAGCAAGCCGATCTCTCCTCATATCACCTTGGGAAGAATTAAGGCTTGGCAATTCGACAAAATAGAGCTTGAGGAAAGGCCTGAAATTTCCAAAGAAATTTTCTTGGATTTTGAAGTTTCATCGCTTGAGTTGATGGAAAGCGAGCTTAAAAAAACCGGCCCCGAATACACAGTTCTGGAGAGTTTTGAATTAGGAAAGGATATAAAAATTGACAGGGAGGAGGAAAAAATGTTAATTTGAGCATATCAATAAATATTAAAAAATATAGTGCGAATATGCACTTTAAAAATTAAATAAAAAATGGAAGTAAAAGGTATGGACCTAAAAGAAGCAGACGGGATAAGCGATCCTTTAGAAAAAAGCATTAAGATTTGGGAATTAATAAAAGAATTTCTCAAAAATTGTACAAGAGCCCAGTTTATAGAGATATCTGATCCCGAAAATAATGTCTTTTCAAGTAAAGAATATCCGCTATGTAAGGAATATCTTGCCAAAGATTGTGAAGGATGCGTCGTTAATAAAGCGACTCATGGCGAACGTTGTTTCAGTACGCCATGGGAAGAAATACTTTATAGAATAACGCCCGAAATAAGGAAGGAGAAATCTCTGCTATTAACAGATGCCGAAAGGGATCATCTTGTTGGCTTTTGCGAAAAACAAATAAAATTCTTAAAATCTTGCAAGGACAAAAAGTTCTGGTAGGCAAAAATAGCTTACTTTTTTATTACAAAAAATTTTTGCAAAATATTTCTTGAATTTTCTGCGAAAAAAGGCTATTCTCGGACTATAACTTACAATTCATAACCTAAAATTTATGTTAGATATAAAATTTATAAGGGAAAATCCGGAGAAAGTTAAAAAATCCTGCCAAAACAAAGGGGTTGATGCTGATATTGACCGGCTTTTGGAAATTGACGGCCAAAGAAAACAAACCTTGCTGGCGATTGAAGACATGAGGGCGAAGAAAAATATCGCCTCCAGGGAAATATCTCAAAGCAAAGACAAAAATCAAAGAGAAAAACTCATTTTGGAGATGAAGGAATTGGACGAAAACAACGACAATCTGAAAGAAAAAATGAAAGGTTTGGAAGAAGAGTTTTATGGCCTGATACGCCAAGTCCCTAATATCCCTTTTGACGAAGTGCCTGTCGGAAAAAGCAACGAAGACAATGAAGTTTTAAGAAAAGTA
The window above is part of the Candidatus Nealsonbacteria bacterium CG07_land_8_20_14_0_80_39_13 genome. Proteins encoded here:
- a CDS encoding RNA 2',3'-cyclic phosphodiesterase; its protein translation is MKKRTFVAINLPEKIREKLVSEQKEVGDLFPQSSDFVRWAKKDNLHITLSFIGSINDEEILEICEKIREITKKQEPFSISLNKIIYGPPGKNPRMIWAMGEKSPELAFLRNELEKSSSKPISPHITLGRIKAWQFDKIELEERPEISKEIFLDFEVSSLELMESELKKTGPEYTVLESFELGKDIKIDREEEKMLI